Proteins co-encoded in one Opitutus terrae PB90-1 genomic window:
- a CDS encoding DUF481 domain-containing protein yields MSSSTFLGRGPARLLTALLCGLVGSFAARPAVAFTEVRGPSFAQSSRVPATANPPAAAAEKPALDQLVFKDGDRVRGKLVEHAGNVLVFQSERFGLLRVPTSEAEVILAQPVGPAVATTATPDQEAAVAERVEEGEVSVERWPFSPLQMAAALKEFFGSWHGRFSVATEVLEDARQHGSATVEAKLQRKWKNDEVQLTGRYDYASTNEVAATDMVKADGVWRHDFPRKLFSVYRPSVEWNRQFYRDGAPSDYVLMQQEVGAGVNLFNTDTRKLRAGVSENLFDVWVTPTDFHTSHAVESVFTEIEAKLPWRITLTDRSVWYYSIASQTDGWENRFEVSKKLTETLTIAARHDIRRNNPDERAADYERLRVLFGVDF; encoded by the coding sequence TCTCGGCCGCGGTCCGGCGCGGCTGCTGACGGCGCTGCTCTGCGGGCTGGTGGGCAGCTTCGCCGCGCGGCCGGCGGTCGCCTTTACCGAAGTGCGGGGGCCGTCGTTCGCCCAGAGTTCGCGCGTCCCGGCGACGGCGAATCCGCCGGCGGCCGCGGCGGAAAAACCCGCGCTCGACCAGCTGGTGTTCAAGGATGGCGATCGCGTGCGCGGCAAGTTGGTCGAGCACGCCGGCAATGTACTGGTGTTTCAATCGGAGCGCTTCGGACTGCTGCGCGTGCCGACGAGTGAGGCCGAGGTGATTCTGGCGCAGCCGGTGGGGCCCGCGGTGGCGACGACGGCGACGCCGGACCAGGAAGCGGCGGTGGCCGAGCGTGTCGAGGAAGGGGAGGTCTCGGTGGAGCGCTGGCCGTTCTCGCCGCTCCAGATGGCCGCGGCGCTGAAGGAATTTTTCGGTTCCTGGCACGGTCGGTTCAGCGTGGCGACGGAGGTGCTCGAAGACGCGCGCCAACACGGCAGCGCGACGGTCGAAGCCAAGCTGCAACGCAAGTGGAAGAACGACGAGGTGCAGCTCACCGGCCGCTACGACTACGCCTCGACGAACGAAGTCGCCGCGACGGACATGGTCAAGGCCGACGGAGTGTGGCGGCATGATTTTCCGCGCAAGCTGTTTTCCGTTTATCGGCCCTCTGTCGAATGGAACCGGCAGTTCTACCGCGACGGGGCGCCCTCTGATTATGTGCTCATGCAGCAGGAAGTCGGTGCCGGCGTGAACCTGTTCAACACCGACACGCGCAAGTTGCGCGCGGGCGTGTCGGAAAACTTGTTCGACGTGTGGGTGACGCCCACGGACTTTCACACGTCGCACGCCGTCGAGTCCGTGTTTACGGAGATCGAGGCGAAGCTGCCCTGGCGCATCACGCTGACGGACCGCAGCGTGTGGTACTACTCGATCGCGTCACAGACCGACGGCTGGGAAAACCGTTTTGAGGTCAGCAAGAAACTCACGGAGACGCTGACGATCGCGGCGCGGCACGATATCCGCCGGAACAATCCGGACGAACGCGCCGCGGACTACGAGCGCCTGCGCGTGTTGTTCGGCGTGGACTTCTAA
- a CDS encoding WD40 repeat domain-containing protein has product MGVSSMAEKVELHSRLSAHRLRALARGENRALLSEAVAAHTSRMNLTKHWAAQLEDYVIDLAWSPDGTRLAAASASGPVSIYAAADGAKQHELPGHTDGTNCLGWQPRSSSQLSALDSPLVLATGGQDGAVKFWDAAAGQHVTTAELGSAWVEHLGWRPSGGSVSSRGSDVAGVADPGPGSASPATLFAAAGKSLFALRPDGSVAHTFKPAPKTISALAWQPAGGCAAVAYFGGVCLWDADDFVAQKEFPYGNGIHALVWSPDNKWLVSGNQDPSVHLWIPEEDVELHMSGYEGKVKHLSFDCTSHWLATAGGRDACVWDCSGAGPEGREPSMFPHDAPICAVAFQNTHGLLASASTDGVVQLWSPERKQPLRATVRMPAAATKLVWSPDDTQLAIGSQKGLVYVLKSEA; this is encoded by the coding sequence ATGGGCGTCTCGTCCATGGCAGAAAAAGTCGAGCTGCACTCTCGTCTGTCCGCCCACCGCCTCCGCGCGCTTGCCCGAGGTGAGAATCGTGCTCTTCTGAGCGAGGCTGTCGCCGCGCACACCTCCCGCATGAATCTCACCAAACACTGGGCCGCTCAACTCGAGGATTACGTCATCGACCTTGCCTGGTCGCCCGACGGCACCCGCCTCGCTGCGGCGAGCGCATCCGGTCCGGTGTCGATCTACGCTGCCGCGGACGGCGCGAAACAGCACGAGTTGCCGGGACACACCGACGGCACCAACTGCCTCGGCTGGCAGCCGCGGTCCAGCTCTCAGCTCTCGGCTCTGGACTCTCCGCTGGTACTTGCCACCGGCGGCCAGGACGGCGCAGTGAAATTCTGGGACGCCGCCGCCGGTCAGCACGTCACGACCGCCGAACTCGGCAGCGCATGGGTCGAGCATCTTGGCTGGCGCCCGTCCGGCGGAAGCGTCTCTTCTCGCGGTTCGGATGTAGCCGGGGTCGCTGACCCCGGCCCGGGCTCAGCGAGCCCGGCTACACTCTTCGCCGCCGCCGGAAAAAGTTTATTCGCGCTGCGCCCCGACGGCTCGGTCGCGCACACGTTCAAGCCGGCGCCGAAAACCATCTCGGCGCTGGCCTGGCAGCCGGCGGGCGGTTGCGCCGCGGTGGCCTATTTCGGCGGGGTGTGCCTGTGGGATGCGGACGATTTCGTCGCGCAAAAGGAGTTTCCCTACGGCAACGGCATCCACGCGCTCGTCTGGTCGCCGGACAACAAATGGCTCGTGTCGGGCAACCAGGATCCCTCAGTGCACCTCTGGATTCCGGAGGAAGACGTCGAGCTGCACATGAGCGGCTACGAGGGCAAGGTGAAGCACCTCTCCTTCGACTGCACTTCGCACTGGCTGGCGACGGCCGGCGGCCGCGACGCCTGCGTGTGGGATTGCAGCGGCGCCGGGCCCGAGGGCCGCGAACCGTCGATGTTCCCGCACGACGCTCCGATCTGCGCGGTGGCATTTCAAAACACCCACGGCCTGCTCGCGTCCGCGAGCACCGACGGCGTCGTGCAGCTCTGGAGTCCCGAGCGCAAGCAGCCGCTGCGCGCCACGGTACGAATGCCCGCCGCGGCCACGAAGCTCGTCTGGTCGCCCGATGACACCCAGCTCGCAATCGGCAGTCAGAAAGGTCTGGTCTACGTGCTGAAGAGCGAAGCGTGA
- a CDS encoding cupin domain-containing protein, with protein MSRPTPIKIGQLEIRFHRHPADTDASFSVFESTIPPGAHVPAPHSHVGYDETVFGLTGICHFTVAGKEVALAPGEMLFVPRGVVHSFINRGNETTRVLVIVSPGLLGPEYFHEVAAVVNAGGPPDRARLAEIMLRHGMVPATTPPLAAAS; from the coding sequence ATGAGCCGGCCCACGCCCATTAAAATCGGCCAGCTCGAAATCCGGTTTCACCGGCACCCGGCCGACACCGACGCCAGCTTCTCGGTATTCGAATCGACGATCCCGCCGGGCGCGCACGTGCCGGCGCCGCACAGTCACGTCGGCTACGATGAAACCGTGTTCGGACTCACCGGCATCTGTCATTTCACCGTCGCCGGCAAGGAGGTCGCGCTCGCGCCCGGCGAGATGCTGTTCGTGCCGCGCGGCGTCGTACACAGTTTCATCAACCGCGGCAATGAAACCACACGCGTCCTCGTGATCGTCAGCCCCGGCCTGCTCGGGCCGGAGTATTTTCACGAGGTCGCCGCGGTCGTGAACGCCGGTGGGCCGCCGGACCGCGCGCGGCTCGCCGAGATCATGCTGCGCCACGGCATGGTGCCCGCGACGACGCCGCCGCTCGCTGCCGCGTCGTAG
- a CDS encoding PEP-CTERM sorting domain-containing protein, producing the protein MKFSTRLCLGLLALPLLASFVRAQVVLDDFSSNQFATSYAQKSGATSWNVVGGQAQPETANSYSAFAWTEATLTNVGDSFSIDLMVQAVLPGQNGGLAVWASSTAYTNPAIDRLFEPRLSYTGNGYEFTSEFNNQDGYLISALSGTPGFSPTLTVSVTDRTASSTTLTATLSGPGFDQLSHAYTFDFTNPLYVGPSAWQATGGSTYFDNFTYTTSAVPEPSTYAAIAGAAALGFAAWRRRGRTLKSAGTTR; encoded by the coding sequence ATGAAATTTTCCACCCGGCTTTGCCTTGGTCTGCTCGCCCTGCCGCTGCTGGCGTCATTCGTGCGCGCCCAGGTCGTGCTCGACGATTTTTCCTCCAATCAATTCGCCACGAGCTACGCCCAGAAAAGCGGTGCGACGAGTTGGAATGTCGTCGGCGGCCAGGCGCAGCCCGAGACCGCCAACAGTTATTCCGCCTTCGCGTGGACGGAAGCGACGCTGACAAACGTGGGCGACTCGTTTTCCATCGACCTGATGGTGCAGGCGGTGCTCCCCGGCCAAAACGGCGGGCTGGCGGTCTGGGCTTCGAGCACCGCCTACACCAATCCGGCCATCGATCGCCTGTTCGAGCCGCGGCTCAGCTACACGGGGAACGGCTATGAATTCACCAGCGAATTCAACAATCAGGACGGATATCTGATCAGCGCGTTGAGCGGCACCCCCGGCTTCAGCCCGACGCTGACCGTCAGTGTGACCGATCGCACCGCGAGCAGCACCACGCTCACCGCCACGCTCAGCGGCCCCGGCTTCGACCAGCTGAGCCACGCTTACACGTTCGACTTTACCAATCCGCTCTACGTCGGGCCGAGCGCGTGGCAGGCTACCGGCGGCAGCACCTATTTCGACAATTTCACCTACACCACCTCCGCGGTGCCCGAGCCCTCGACCTACGCAGCCATCGCCGGCGCCGCCGCCCTCGGGTTCGCCGCGTGGCGTCGGCGCGGACGCACGCTCAAATCGGCAGGGACCACCCGATGA
- a CDS encoding response regulator, with amino-acid sequence MPARSQSVLVVDDHPVVVAGLRLLFESAAEFRVVGEARDAFTARRLTEELRPDLIVLDLVLGGRDGLELIEDLLALHETTKVLVYSSQDEVQYARRALRAGARGYVSKTAGLDAVGVALTTIAQGDVYVSATVQRSLVRDYAESARGVAPAPIDALSNRELQVFRLLGTGLGSADVASELRLSLKTVSTYRERLKNKLALENARELERAAEAFVRTGRLAGGT; translated from the coding sequence ATGCCCGCACGATCCCAATCCGTGCTTGTGGTCGACGATCATCCCGTCGTCGTGGCGGGGCTGCGGCTGCTGTTCGAGTCCGCGGCGGAGTTTCGCGTGGTCGGCGAGGCGAGGGACGCGTTCACCGCGCGACGGCTGACCGAGGAACTGAGGCCCGACCTGATCGTGCTGGACCTCGTGTTGGGCGGACGCGATGGGCTCGAGTTGATCGAGGATCTGCTGGCGCTGCACGAGACGACCAAGGTGCTGGTATATTCGAGCCAGGACGAAGTGCAGTATGCGCGGCGGGCGCTGCGCGCGGGCGCGCGCGGCTACGTTTCCAAGACCGCGGGGCTCGACGCGGTGGGCGTTGCGTTGACCACCATCGCGCAGGGCGATGTCTATGTCAGCGCGACCGTGCAGCGTTCGCTGGTGCGCGACTACGCGGAAAGCGCGCGCGGCGTCGCGCCCGCGCCGATCGACGCGCTCTCGAATCGCGAGCTGCAGGTTTTTCGACTGCTCGGCACGGGCTTGGGTTCGGCAGACGTCGCGTCGGAGCTGCGCCTGAGCCTGAAGACAGTGAGCACGTATCGCGAGCGGCTGAAGAACAAGCTCGCGCTGGAGAACGCCCGGGAACTCGAGCGCGCGGCCGAAGCCTTCGTTCGCACCGGCCGGCTCGCCGGCGGCACATGA
- a CDS encoding sensor histidine kinase — MSSVAPSFGAAESSPERAPAASARRTPRWSDGAEREFAAEVTVLNLRRCRIAAIAGMMIIVWSTLLSLMLPELQFADLQAWFGACFALYALLLAVRTWVIRPTVPPWWREAYVLVFVVALIGICDGFFYVLSQQLTAVSAFSRGMLVTAVIFVLPPRRYLPFVAANELLLCAWVAWRGVRVDTLTAFLDGTAGAVVGAVISWVLYSAKRADFVHQQQIRRQHTEMNELMAITAHDLRSPLFSLNNLLALALSRAGLDRSRLLEVIADAARACDRMLELVSGLIAAHAVEGKPNAPVAVGDLRGPIGAAVVRLQPLAAARGLDLRLELPATAADARFHEAAVIQIIDNLVGNALKFTPAGGTVAVNLRPGARAWTLEVSDEGPGVPLDEQPRLFQKYARGSVPATQGEPSTGLGLFIVRTLAERMGATVSYTPRVPHGAVFTVVWPQA, encoded by the coding sequence ATGAGCAGCGTGGCGCCTAGTTTCGGCGCGGCGGAATCGTCACCGGAGCGCGCGCCCGCCGCCTCCGCGCGCCGGACACCGCGCTGGTCCGACGGGGCCGAGCGGGAATTCGCCGCCGAAGTCACCGTGCTGAACCTGCGCCGCTGCCGGATCGCCGCCATCGCCGGCATGATGATCATCGTGTGGAGCACGCTGCTCAGCCTGATGCTGCCGGAGCTGCAGTTCGCCGACCTGCAGGCGTGGTTTGGCGCGTGCTTCGCCCTTTACGCACTGCTACTGGCGGTGCGGACGTGGGTGATCCGGCCGACGGTCCCGCCGTGGTGGCGTGAGGCCTATGTGCTCGTGTTCGTCGTGGCGCTGATCGGGATCTGCGACGGGTTCTTCTATGTGCTTTCGCAGCAGCTGACGGCGGTGTCGGCGTTCTCGCGCGGCATGCTGGTGACGGCAGTTATTTTCGTGCTGCCGCCGCGCCGTTATCTCCCGTTCGTGGCCGCGAACGAGCTTTTGCTTTGCGCGTGGGTCGCGTGGCGCGGCGTGCGCGTGGACACGCTCACGGCGTTTCTCGACGGGACGGCGGGTGCGGTCGTGGGCGCGGTGATCTCGTGGGTGCTCTATTCTGCGAAACGCGCGGACTTCGTGCACCAGCAGCAAATCCGCCGGCAGCATACGGAGATGAACGAGCTCATGGCGATCACCGCGCACGATCTGCGGAGTCCGTTGTTCAGTTTGAACAATCTGCTCGCGCTGGCGTTATCCCGCGCGGGACTTGATCGCAGCCGGTTGCTGGAGGTGATCGCGGATGCGGCGCGCGCGTGCGATCGAATGCTCGAGCTGGTCAGCGGGCTGATCGCGGCGCATGCGGTCGAAGGAAAACCTAATGCGCCGGTCGCGGTTGGCGACTTGCGTGGGCCGATCGGCGCGGCCGTGGTCCGGCTGCAGCCGCTGGCGGCAGCGCGAGGATTGGACCTGCGGCTCGAGTTACCGGCCACCGCCGCGGACGCGCGATTTCATGAGGCCGCGGTGATCCAGATCATCGACAACCTGGTCGGCAACGCGCTGAAATTCACGCCCGCGGGTGGGACTGTGGCCGTGAACCTGCGGCCCGGTGCGCGAGCGTGGACGCTCGAGGTGAGCGACGAAGGCCCCGGCGTGCCGCTGGACGAGCAGCCGCGGTTGTTTCAGAAATACGCGCGCGGCAGCGTGCCGGCAACGCAGGGCGAACCCAGCACGGGACTCGGGCTGTTCATCGTGCGCACGCTCGCCGAGCGGATGGGGGCCACCGTGAGCTACACGCCGCGTGTGCCGCACGGCGCGGTGTTCACCGTGGTGTGGCCGCAAGCCTGA